Proteins co-encoded in one Actinomadura luteofluorescens genomic window:
- a CDS encoding ABC transporter substrate-binding protein: MLNNGAQHLTRRGLLGAGGALALGALISACGSGGDASGTASPGGAWTFTDDRGTEVRLKARPQRVVGYVGTAAALYDFGVDRQIVGVFGPTKLKDGKPDPQAGNLPVDRLEIIGNAYGEFNIEKYAALRPDLLVDNMFLPGELFYVPAESKDKIFALAGSVAISAGAVALPKPIERTAALAAALGADLKSAKVTAAKARFDKAVGALRAAVRAKPGLKVLAASASPDLFYASSPAKNTDLIYFKELGLDLIEPDNLSKEGYFENLSWENADKYKADVIMLDSRTQALQPKDLGSKPSWKDLPAVKAGQVIAWQPEPRFSYEGCAPIIEALAASLRSAKKTG; the protein is encoded by the coding sequence ATGTTGAACAACGGGGCACAGCACCTCACCCGCCGCGGCCTGCTCGGCGCGGGCGGCGCCCTCGCCCTCGGGGCGCTCATCAGCGCGTGCGGAAGCGGCGGCGACGCGAGCGGCACGGCCTCGCCCGGCGGCGCCTGGACGTTCACCGACGACCGCGGCACCGAGGTCCGGCTCAAGGCGCGCCCGCAGCGGGTCGTCGGCTACGTCGGCACCGCCGCCGCCCTCTACGACTTCGGCGTGGACCGCCAGATCGTCGGCGTGTTCGGCCCGACCAAGCTCAAGGACGGCAAGCCCGACCCGCAGGCCGGGAACCTGCCCGTCGACCGCCTGGAGATCATCGGCAACGCCTACGGCGAGTTCAACATCGAGAAGTACGCCGCGCTTCGCCCCGACCTGCTCGTCGACAACATGTTCCTGCCGGGCGAGCTGTTCTACGTGCCGGCCGAGAGCAAGGACAAGATCTTCGCGCTGGCGGGCTCGGTCGCCATCTCCGCCGGCGCCGTCGCGCTGCCGAAGCCGATCGAGCGGACCGCCGCCCTCGCCGCCGCCCTCGGCGCCGACCTGAAGTCGGCGAAGGTCACCGCCGCCAAGGCGCGCTTCGACAAGGCCGTCGGGGCGCTGCGCGCGGCGGTCAGGGCCAAGCCGGGCCTGAAGGTGCTGGCGGCGTCCGCGAGCCCCGACCTCTTCTACGCCTCCAGCCCGGCCAAGAACACCGACCTCATCTACTTCAAGGAGCTCGGCCTCGACCTGATCGAGCCGGACAACCTGAGCAAGGAGGGCTACTTCGAGAATCTGAGCTGGGAGAACGCCGACAAGTACAAGGCCGACGTCATCATGCTCGACTCCCGCACGCAGGCGCTCCAGCCGAAGGACCTCGGCTCCAAGCCGTCCTGGAAGGACCTGCCCGCGGTGAAGGCGGGCCAGGTCATCGCGTGGCAGCCCGAGCCCCGCTTCTCCTACGAGGGCTGCGCGCCGATCATCGAGGCGCTCGCCGCGTCCCTCCGGTCGGCGAAGAAGACGGGCTGA
- a CDS encoding ABC transporter substrate-binding protein, with protein sequence MKRIRRPGAARLTAVAALAAALPLGMASGCSGKASGGSGGTGPDGVRTGPGVSDGTIRVGVETDLTGVYAPLGKSLTQAQQLYFEQLNAQGGVCGRKVELVVRDHGYDVQKAVAAYSEMQSSVIGIAQFVGSPMVTALKGRITSDKMFVIPNAWSTTLLGSRYIQVTGTTYDIDMINALDFLTREKGLAKGDKVGHVYFEGDYGESALAGAKYAAGELGLTLVEQKIKATDNDMSAQAAALKSAGVKAILMSAGPRQSASLAGLARAKGMTAPIVASNSGFSPQLLQTAAAPALLKDFYLASAGAPVSSGLAPIEKLADDYGKKYPGQPRDSAVVNGYTGAVIFADALKKACAAKDLTREGLITAHRSTTAHDGGYGTPMDFSKVDEPGTRRTYILRTDAKALGGLVVEREPAESEAARTYKVPAGA encoded by the coding sequence ATGAAGCGCATTCGCAGGCCGGGCGCGGCACGTCTCACCGCGGTCGCCGCGCTGGCCGCGGCGCTGCCGCTCGGCATGGCGTCGGGCTGCAGCGGCAAGGCGTCCGGCGGGTCCGGCGGCACCGGGCCGGACGGCGTCAGGACCGGGCCCGGCGTCAGCGACGGCACGATCCGCGTCGGCGTCGAGACCGACCTGACCGGGGTGTACGCGCCGCTCGGCAAGAGCCTCACCCAGGCGCAGCAGTTGTACTTCGAGCAGCTGAACGCCCAGGGCGGCGTGTGCGGGCGCAAGGTCGAGCTGGTCGTCCGCGACCACGGCTATGACGTGCAGAAGGCCGTCGCCGCGTACAGCGAGATGCAGTCGAGCGTCATCGGCATCGCCCAGTTCGTCGGCTCGCCGATGGTGACGGCGCTCAAGGGGCGCATCACGTCCGACAAGATGTTCGTCATCCCGAACGCCTGGTCGACGACGCTGCTGGGCAGCCGGTACATCCAGGTCACCGGCACCACCTACGACATCGACATGATCAACGCCCTGGACTTCCTGACCCGGGAGAAGGGCCTCGCCAAGGGCGACAAGGTCGGGCACGTGTACTTCGAGGGCGACTACGGCGAGAGCGCGCTCGCCGGTGCGAAGTACGCCGCGGGCGAGCTCGGCCTCACGCTCGTCGAGCAGAAGATCAAGGCGACCGACAACGACATGTCCGCGCAGGCCGCGGCGCTGAAGAGCGCGGGCGTCAAGGCGATCCTGATGAGCGCCGGGCCGCGGCAGTCGGCGTCGCTGGCGGGCCTCGCCCGCGCCAAGGGCATGACGGCGCCGATCGTGGCGAGCAACTCCGGGTTCTCGCCGCAGCTGCTGCAGACCGCGGCGGCGCCCGCGCTGCTCAAGGACTTCTATCTCGCCAGCGCCGGGGCGCCCGTCTCGTCCGGCCTGGCGCCGATCGAGAAGCTGGCGGACGACTACGGGAAGAAGTACCCGGGGCAGCCGCGCGACAGCGCCGTCGTCAACGGCTACACGGGCGCGGTCATCTTCGCGGACGCGCTGAAGAAGGCGTGCGCGGCCAAGGACCTCACCCGCGAGGGCCTGATCACCGCGCACCGCTCCACCACCGCCCACGACGGCGGCTACGGCACGCCGATGGACTTCTCGAAGGTGGACGAGCCCGGCACGCGCAGGACCTACATCCTGCGGACGGACGCCAAGGCGCTCGGCGGCCTGGTCGTCGAGCGGGAGCCCGCGGAGTCGGAGGCGGCCAGGACCTACAAGGTCCCCGCCGGAGCCTGA
- a CDS encoding siderophore-interacting protein, whose amino-acid sequence MAKTPAHPYAFFDLHVLRSERLGPSMVRITFGGESVDGFVTGGRDQRFKIFLPHPHQDAPVMPQGSGGDTWFADWRALDPAVRGVMRSYTVRAKRPGELDVDFALHMDGASGPAARWAAAASAGDRVAVLGPTGPDNGGFDFRPPPGAPVVIAGDLTALPAIAGNLAWLPAGTSAQVWIDVPEPGDRQDLPTAAEARIDWVSPGGLLDAVRAASIPDGAYAWIAGESAVVKALRRHLVNERGLDRRAVTFTGYWRRGATEEDLLAEVVAGGSPATEE is encoded by the coding sequence ATGGCGAAGACCCCGGCGCATCCGTACGCCTTCTTCGACCTGCACGTCCTGCGGTCCGAGCGGCTCGGCCCGTCCATGGTCCGCATCACCTTCGGCGGCGAGTCCGTGGACGGCTTCGTCACCGGCGGCCGCGACCAGCGGTTCAAGATCTTCCTGCCGCACCCGCACCAGGACGCCCCCGTCATGCCGCAGGGCAGCGGCGGCGACACGTGGTTCGCCGACTGGCGGGCGCTGGACCCGGCCGTGCGCGGCGTCATGCGGTCCTACACCGTCCGCGCCAAGCGCCCCGGCGAGCTGGACGTCGACTTCGCGCTGCACATGGACGGCGCGTCCGGCCCGGCCGCCCGCTGGGCCGCGGCGGCGAGCGCGGGCGACCGCGTCGCCGTCCTCGGCCCGACCGGCCCCGACAACGGCGGCTTCGACTTCCGGCCGCCGCCCGGCGCGCCGGTCGTGATCGCGGGCGACCTGACCGCGCTGCCCGCCATCGCCGGCAACCTCGCCTGGCTGCCCGCCGGGACGTCCGCGCAGGTCTGGATCGACGTCCCCGAGCCCGGCGACCGCCAGGACCTGCCGACCGCGGCAGAGGCGCGGATCGACTGGGTCTCCCCCGGCGGTCTGCTGGACGCCGTGCGCGCGGCATCGATCCCGGACGGCGCGTACGCGTGGATCGCGGGCGAGTCCGCCGTGGTGAAGGCGCTGCGCCGGCACCTGGTGAACGAGCGCGGGCTGGACCGCCGCGCCGTCACCTTCACCGGCTACTGGCGGCGCGGCGCCACCGAGGAGGACCTGCTCGCCGAGGTCGTCGCCGGCGGCAGCCCCGCCACCGAGGAGTGA
- a CDS encoding FecCD family ABC transporter permease, which translates to MGTVTVVPGRPPGARHVLTTKSPPVTPPAADRRPPVGRSAAGLAGALLLLLATVVLSLGIGAKPLSPGQVWDGLLHSDSAAYTLVREMRLPRTLLGLLAGTALGLGGAVMQSLTRNPLADPGLLGINAGAAAAVVSAISFLGVTSFTGFVWFAFAGAGAVAVLLYAVGGGRAATPARLALAGSALNAALFSYVNAVQLLDTASLDRMRFWTVGSLASAQGYTVVRVAPFVLAGLVAALLLARPLNAMAMGEDAARSLGADPGRVRIAAIVTVTLLCGAATAACGPIIFVGLMVPHLVRALTGPDLRRLIPYCAVLSPALMLAADVFGRVIVRPSELQVGVVMVVAGGPVFLYFVRRHGGSRA; encoded by the coding sequence GTGGGGACCGTCACGGTGGTCCCCGGCCGTCCCCCCGGAGCCCGCCACGTGTTGACGACGAAGTCGCCGCCGGTCACGCCGCCCGCGGCCGACCGGCGTCCGCCGGTCGGCAGGTCGGCCGCCGGGCTCGCCGGCGCGCTGCTCCTCCTCCTCGCCACCGTCGTGCTGAGCCTCGGGATCGGAGCGAAGCCGCTGTCGCCCGGGCAGGTCTGGGACGGGCTCCTCCACTCCGATTCGGCGGCGTACACGCTCGTCCGCGAGATGCGCCTGCCCCGCACCCTGCTCGGCCTGCTCGCCGGGACGGCGCTCGGCCTCGGCGGAGCGGTCATGCAGTCGCTCACCCGCAACCCGCTCGCCGACCCCGGCCTCCTCGGCATCAACGCGGGCGCCGCCGCCGCGGTCGTGTCGGCCATCTCCTTCCTCGGTGTCACCTCGTTCACCGGGTTCGTGTGGTTCGCGTTCGCCGGCGCGGGCGCCGTCGCGGTGCTGCTCTACGCGGTCGGCGGCGGGCGCGCCGCCACTCCGGCCCGCCTCGCCCTCGCCGGGTCCGCGCTGAACGCCGCGCTCTTCTCCTACGTGAACGCCGTGCAGCTGCTCGACACCGCGTCCCTCGACCGGATGCGCTTCTGGACGGTCGGGTCGCTCGCCTCCGCGCAGGGCTACACCGTCGTCCGCGTCGCGCCGTTCGTCCTGGCCGGGCTGGTGGCGGCGCTGCTGCTGGCGCGGCCGCTGAACGCGATGGCGATGGGGGAGGACGCGGCCCGCTCGCTCGGCGCCGACCCCGGGCGGGTCCGGATCGCCGCGATCGTCACCGTCACGCTGCTGTGCGGCGCGGCGACGGCGGCGTGCGGGCCGATCATCTTCGTCGGGCTGATGGTGCCGCACCTCGTCCGCGCGCTGACCGGCCCCGACCTGCGCCGGCTGATCCCGTACTGCGCGGTCCTCTCGCCCGCCCTGATGCTCGCGGCGGACGTCTTCGGACGCGTCATCGTGCGCCCGTCGGAGCTCCAGGTCGGCGTCGTGATGGTCGTCGCGGGCGGGCCGGTGTTCCTCTACTTCGTCCGCCGGCACGGAGGATCACGCGCATGA
- a CDS encoding ABC transporter ATP-binding protein, with amino-acid sequence MKDATARLAGTGLTLAYDKRTIAEDLDVAVPEGSFTVIVGPNACGKSTLLRALARILKPTAGTVVLDGRPIADWPAKKLARTLGLLPQSSIAPEGITVADLVSRGRYPHQSLLRQWSREDERVVADSMAATGVGDLADRHVDELSGGQRQRVWIAMVLAQQTPLLLLDEPTTYLDIAHQIEVLDLCARLHEEGRTVVAVLHDLNHAARYATHMIAMRDGRIAAEGDPSAVVTADLVERVFRLPCRVIDCPETGTPLVVPAARARIPAPR; translated from the coding sequence ATGAAGGACGCGACCGCGCGGCTCGCCGGCACGGGGCTCACCCTGGCCTACGACAAGCGCACCATCGCCGAGGACCTCGACGTGGCGGTCCCCGAGGGATCGTTCACGGTGATCGTGGGCCCGAACGCGTGCGGCAAGTCGACGCTGCTGCGCGCGCTGGCGCGGATCCTCAAGCCCACCGCCGGGACGGTCGTGCTGGACGGCCGTCCCATCGCCGACTGGCCCGCCAAGAAACTGGCGCGGACGCTCGGGCTGCTGCCGCAGTCGTCCATCGCGCCGGAGGGCATCACGGTCGCCGACCTCGTCTCGCGCGGCCGGTACCCGCACCAGAGCCTGCTGCGGCAGTGGTCCAGGGAGGACGAGCGGGTCGTCGCCGATTCGATGGCCGCGACCGGTGTCGGGGACCTCGCCGACCGGCACGTGGACGAGCTGTCGGGCGGGCAGCGGCAGCGGGTCTGGATCGCGATGGTGCTCGCCCAGCAGACGCCGCTGCTGCTGCTGGACGAGCCGACGACCTACCTCGACATCGCGCACCAGATCGAGGTGCTCGACCTGTGCGCGCGGCTGCACGAGGAGGGCCGGACGGTCGTCGCCGTCCTGCATGATCTCAATCACGCCGCCCGCTACGCCACGCACATGATCGCGATGCGGGACGGCCGGATCGCGGCCGAGGGCGACCCGTCCGCCGTCGTCACCGCCGACCTGGTGGAACGCGTCTTCCGGCTGCCGTGCAGGGTGATCGACTGCCCGGAGACCGGCACCCCGCTGGTCGTCCCGGCGGCCCGCGCCCGCATCCCCGCGCCGCGCTGA
- a CDS encoding monovalent cation/H+ antiporter complex subunit F produces MTAVYTVTMVLLGAAILMTAARLVRGPTSFDRIMAVDVLAVLLVSGIAVHSAVRGEPALSTILVAVVLLGFVGSVTAARLAARREDGS; encoded by the coding sequence ATGACCGCCGTCTACACCGTCACCATGGTCCTGCTCGGCGCGGCGATCCTGATGACCGCCGCGCGGCTCGTCCGCGGCCCGACGTCCTTCGACCGGATCATGGCCGTGGACGTCCTCGCGGTCCTGCTGGTCAGCGGAATCGCGGTGCACTCGGCCGTCCGGGGCGAGCCCGCGCTGTCGACGATCCTGGTGGCCGTCGTGCTGCTGGGGTTCGTCGGGTCGGTCACCGCCGCCCGCCTCGCGGCGCGACGGGAGGACGGCTCGTGA
- a CDS encoding MarR family winged helix-turn-helix transcriptional regulator, whose amino-acid sequence MTEPAVQHADTAARAWHNLRVLLHERGDRRREVTDALGMSFFRVKALRHIAAATAPLSLRDLAERLLTDRPYVTLVVDDLVGRGLVERTENPADRRSKIVTATAAGRAAAAEAERILDTPPPSLYDLPAEDLAVLDRVAARLVSEG is encoded by the coding sequence ATGACCGAGCCCGCCGTCCAGCACGCCGACACCGCCGCGCGCGCGTGGCACAACCTGCGGGTCCTGCTGCACGAGCGCGGCGACCGGCGCCGCGAGGTCACCGACGCGCTCGGCATGAGCTTCTTCCGGGTCAAGGCGCTGCGCCACATCGCCGCGGCGACCGCCCCGCTGTCCTTGCGCGACCTCGCCGAGCGGCTGCTCACCGACCGCCCCTACGTCACCCTCGTGGTGGACGACCTGGTCGGGCGGGGCCTGGTCGAGCGGACCGAGAACCCCGCCGACCGCCGCTCCAAGATCGTGACGGCGACGGCGGCGGGGCGGGCCGCGGCGGCGGAGGCCGAGCGGATCCTCGACACCCCGCCGCCCTCGCTCTACGACCTCCCGGCCGAGGATCTGGCGGTCCTCGACCGGGTCGCGGCGCGCCTGGTCTCCGAAGGCTGA
- a CDS encoding FecCD family ABC transporter permease: protein MSRGPHFAVVRTPAVSFRFRPRALVVAALCLAAALGTGVLLIGSGDFPMSPADVVRTLAGRGSPADSLIVNEIRLPRVAAALAVGAALGLAGAIFQSLVRNPLGSPDILGFSQGAATGVLAVIVLTGAGSVAVAAGAAGGGLLTGLVVYLVAGRHGAHGQRLILTGIGVAAILTGVNGYLITQAQITDAARAVLWLTGSLDGRDWADAAPVIAALAVLGPLVLAGCGRALRMLEMGDDAAHGLGVPIERVRVLLLAAAVLLTALASAAAGPVSFVALTAPQIARRLTRTAGPNLLPAACMGAALLVAADWAAQRGFPGHQLPVGVVTGLLGGGYLVWLLVTERKTGRM, encoded by the coding sequence ATGAGCAGGGGGCCGCATTTCGCCGTCGTCCGGACGCCCGCCGTGTCGTTCCGGTTCCGGCCGCGCGCCCTCGTCGTCGCGGCGCTCTGCCTCGCCGCCGCGCTCGGCACGGGCGTGCTCCTCATCGGCAGCGGCGACTTCCCGATGAGCCCCGCCGACGTCGTGCGGACGCTGGCCGGCCGGGGCTCGCCCGCCGACTCGCTCATCGTGAACGAGATCCGGCTGCCGCGCGTGGCGGCCGCGCTCGCGGTCGGCGCCGCCCTCGGGTTGGCGGGCGCGATCTTCCAGTCGCTGGTCCGCAACCCGCTCGGCAGCCCCGACATCCTCGGATTCAGCCAGGGCGCCGCGACCGGCGTCCTCGCCGTGATCGTGCTGACCGGCGCGGGCAGCGTCGCGGTCGCGGCCGGCGCCGCCGGCGGCGGCCTGCTCACCGGCCTGGTCGTGTACCTGGTGGCCGGACGGCACGGCGCGCACGGGCAGCGGCTCATCCTCACCGGCATCGGCGTCGCCGCGATCCTCACCGGCGTCAACGGCTACCTGATCACCCAGGCGCAGATCACCGACGCGGCCCGCGCCGTGCTGTGGCTGACCGGCAGCCTGGACGGCCGCGACTGGGCGGACGCCGCGCCCGTCATCGCGGCGCTCGCCGTGCTCGGACCGCTCGTCCTCGCCGGCTGCGGCCGGGCGCTGCGGATGCTGGAGATGGGTGACGACGCGGCGCACGGGCTCGGCGTGCCCATCGAGCGGGTCCGGGTGCTGCTGCTGGCCGCGGCCGTGCTGCTCACCGCGCTCGCCTCGGCGGCGGCCGGGCCGGTCTCGTTCGTCGCGCTGACCGCGCCGCAGATCGCCCGCCGCCTCACCCGTACCGCCGGACCCAACCTGCTGCCGGCGGCCTGCATGGGCGCCGCGCTGCTGGTGGCCGCCGACTGGGCGGCGCAGCGCGGCTTCCCCGGCCACCAGCTCCCGGTCGGCGTGGTGACCGGGCTGCTCGGCGGCGGATACCTGGTCTGGCTCCTCGTGACCGAACGCAAGACGGGACGGATGTGA
- the mnhG gene encoding monovalent cation/H(+) antiporter subunit G, protein MTAGDVVTAVLLPAGAAFCAVGALGVLRFPDLLTRLHAATKPQTIGLLLVLAGAAPQARSVAAAAPLLLVAIVQLLTAPVAAQTIGAAAYRAGALDRSALTLDDTDTDIDDTGRGP, encoded by the coding sequence GTGACCGCCGGCGACGTCGTCACCGCCGTCCTGCTCCCCGCGGGCGCCGCGTTCTGCGCGGTGGGCGCGCTCGGCGTGCTGCGGTTCCCCGACCTGCTCACCCGGCTGCACGCCGCGACGAAGCCGCAGACGATCGGGCTCCTGCTCGTCCTCGCGGGCGCCGCGCCCCAGGCGCGCTCCGTCGCGGCCGCCGCCCCGCTGCTGCTGGTCGCGATCGTCCAGCTGCTCACCGCGCCCGTCGCCGCGCAGACCATCGGCGCCGCCGCCTACCGCGCCGGCGCCCTCGACCGGTCCGCCCTCACCCTCGACGACACCGACACCGACATCGACGACACCGGCCGCGGCCCCTGA
- a CDS encoding MFS transporter, which produces MPELSPRRRLAVLAICCLSLLIVSLDNTILNVALPSLQRDFHSSLSGLQWTIDAYLIVLASLLLLSGSTADRIGRRRVFQTGLALFSVGSVLCSLAPSLGLLVAARVVQAVGGSMLNPVAMSIITNVFTEPRERARAIGVWGAVVGLSMAMGPLVGGLLVDSVGWRSIFWLNVPIGLAALALTALFVPESRAPRPRRPDPLGQAFMILLLGTLTFAIIEAPGRGLADPAVYGAALVAAASLAGFVGHALRAPEPLIDLRFFRSVPFSGATVVAVSAFAALGGFLFLNTLYLQNVRGLSALHAGLFLLPMAAMTAVTAPLSGRLVGGRGPRLPLQIAGAAMLASGLLFAAFDAETNDLTLFAAYVLFGIGFGMVNSPITNTAVAGMPRAQAGVAAAVASTSRQIGQALGVAVIGAVLAAGTAAEHPAASAFVSAARPAYWILAGCAAAVLVLGTATTGRRAARSAARTAGLFGGDEPAPDARDVTGASAR; this is translated from the coding sequence GTGCCCGAACTCAGTCCCCGGCGACGGCTGGCGGTGCTGGCCATCTGCTGCCTGAGCCTGCTCATCGTCAGCCTGGACAACACGATCCTCAACGTCGCGCTCCCCTCGCTGCAGCGCGACTTCCACAGCTCGCTGTCGGGCCTGCAGTGGACGATCGACGCGTACCTGATCGTCCTGGCGTCCCTGCTGCTCCTGTCCGGCTCCACCGCCGACCGGATCGGGCGGCGCCGCGTGTTCCAGACGGGGCTCGCCCTGTTCTCCGTCGGGTCGGTGCTGTGCAGCCTCGCGCCGTCCCTCGGCCTGCTCGTCGCCGCCCGCGTCGTGCAGGCGGTCGGCGGGTCCATGCTCAACCCCGTCGCGATGTCGATCATCACGAACGTGTTCACCGAGCCGCGCGAGCGGGCCCGCGCCATCGGCGTCTGGGGCGCCGTCGTCGGGCTCAGCATGGCGATGGGGCCGCTGGTCGGCGGGCTGCTGGTCGACTCGGTCGGCTGGCGGTCGATCTTCTGGCTGAACGTGCCGATCGGGCTGGCCGCGCTCGCGCTGACCGCGCTGTTCGTCCCCGAGTCGCGCGCCCCGCGCCCCCGCCGCCCCGACCCGCTCGGCCAGGCGTTCATGATCCTGCTGCTCGGGACGCTGACCTTCGCGATCATCGAGGCGCCCGGCCGCGGCCTGGCCGACCCGGCCGTCTACGGCGCCGCGCTCGTCGCGGCCGCGTCACTCGCCGGGTTCGTCGGGCACGCCCTGCGCGCCCCCGAACCACTGATCGACCTGCGCTTCTTCCGCAGCGTCCCGTTCTCCGGCGCGACCGTCGTCGCCGTCAGCGCGTTCGCCGCGCTCGGCGGCTTCCTCTTCCTCAACACCCTCTACCTGCAGAACGTGCGCGGGCTGTCGGCGCTGCACGCGGGGCTGTTCCTGCTGCCGATGGCGGCGATGACCGCCGTGACCGCCCCGCTGTCGGGACGGCTCGTCGGCGGCCGGGGCCCCCGGCTCCCGCTCCAGATCGCGGGGGCGGCGATGCTCGCCAGCGGGCTGCTGTTCGCCGCGTTCGACGCCGAGACGAACGACCTCACGCTGTTCGCCGCGTACGTGCTGTTCGGCATCGGGTTCGGCATGGTGAACTCGCCGATCACCAACACCGCCGTGGCGGGGATGCCGCGCGCCCAGGCGGGCGTCGCCGCGGCGGTCGCCTCCACCAGCCGCCAGATCGGGCAGGCGCTCGGCGTCGCGGTGATCGGCGCCGTGCTGGCCGCCGGGACGGCCGCGGAGCACCCCGCCGCGTCCGCCTTCGTGTCGGCCGCCCGACCGGCATACTGGATCCTCGCCGGATGCGCCGCCGCCGTCCTGGTGCTGGGCACGGCCACCACGGGCCGGCGGGCCGCCCGCAGCGCGGCGCGCACGGCCGGCCTGTTCGGCGGCGACGAGCCGGCGCCGGACGCACGCGATGTGACGGGAGCGAGTGCGCGATGA
- a CDS encoding Na+/H+ antiporter subunit E, which produces MTTAVRRIGARLGMAAWLLAVWVVLWGRVDALIVAGGVVAVVVAYAVSRLPAVPLVTRIRPLRLAEAAAELAWDLLASSVVIGWHALRAPRRVRGAVIEVRARTRSELVLLVVTTSISLRPGTLLVDLDWERSILRIHGMPVRDRREADAMRDGVLRTERRLMRALVTPEDTAEEGQG; this is translated from the coding sequence GTGACGACCGCGGTCCGCAGGATCGGCGCCCGGCTGGGCATGGCGGCGTGGCTCCTCGCGGTCTGGGTGGTGCTGTGGGGCCGGGTCGACGCCCTCATCGTCGCGGGCGGCGTCGTCGCCGTGGTCGTCGCCTACGCGGTGAGCAGGCTGCCCGCGGTCCCGCTCGTCACCAGGATCCGGCCGCTGCGCCTCGCCGAGGCCGCCGCGGAGCTCGCGTGGGACCTGCTGGCGTCGAGCGTGGTCATCGGCTGGCACGCGCTGCGCGCCCCGCGCCGGGTCCGGGGCGCCGTCATCGAGGTGCGCGCCCGGACGCGCTCGGAGCTCGTCCTGCTCGTGGTCACGACGAGCATCTCCCTGCGCCCCGGCACCCTGCTCGTCGACCTCGACTGGGAGCGGTCGATCCTGCGCATCCACGGCATGCCGGTCCGCGACCGCCGGGAGGCCGACGCCATGCGGGACGGCGTGCTGCGCACGGAGCGCAGGCTGATGCGGGCCCTCGTGACACCCGAGGACACAGCGGAGGAAGGACAGGGATGA